A single genomic interval of Pseudorca crassidens isolate mPseCra1 chromosome 19, mPseCra1.hap1, whole genome shotgun sequence harbors:
- the LOC137211775 gene encoding LOW QUALITY PROTEIN: transmembrane protein 102-like (The sequence of the model RefSeq protein was modified relative to this genomic sequence to represent the inferred CDS: inserted 2 bases in 1 codon; deleted 1 base in 1 codon) produces MASTVWGSAPWWGPPPPAPARPLTDIDFCSGAQLQELTLLIQELGVQASWSEGPKPGPDLFQAKDFVFSLLGLVHRRDPRFPPQAELLLLRCGLREGSLDLGPAPLGPYARGPHYDASFTLLVPVLSLDGQELQPDVESCYTWLFLPEQLRGTLVREAWQDCLGPPVPGGGDSIHPARSKETPKDPQISVDQLHVTEPEAHESLENSPSNVSVPGLPQQDVTDVDFPSPLKKTNGDVTKATDVSPVPQPLEASEAWPILCLAQVAAWFFVSLAAVAESPFPVPGAPRLVHAACHAGLTTIILVMPGPRRRLLIFDLIPVVSVAGCPQGARRHSWAGPLASESSSFYLVPGGVGGGGGGGTERPDDSGWQFCFARQELALKMRIPIPLLQAHATAHALPRPLVARTRVAAPYLLWTLLYWACERLPAPCLARAENAGACCLGLLDEMCRVLKAGTLPHYFLSGQKLRAXDGAATLLGALALLRRDPACTLHPSVEEAKAAGKGGGLAGVGGGAH; encoded by the exons ATGGCTTCCACGGTCTGGGGGAGTGCTCCCTGGTGGGGCCcaccgcccccagccccagcccggccGCTCACGGACATCGACTTCTGCTCTGGGGCGCAGCTGCAAGAACTAACCCTGCTGATccaggagctgggtgtgcaggcgAGCTGGAGTGAAGGTCCCAAGCCAGGACCAGATCTCTTCCAGGCCAAggactttgttttctctttgcttg GTCTCGTTCACCGCCGGGACCCTCGCTTTCCTCCTCAGGCAGAGCTCCTGCTGCTTCGTTGTGGGCTTCGCGAGGGTTCCCTGGATCTGGGGCCTGCGCCTCTAGGTCCCTATGCTCGGGGACCTCACTACGACGCCAGCTTCACACTCCTGGTGCCCGTGCTTTCTCTAGATGGGCAGGAGCTGCAACCAGACGTGGAATCCTGTTACACATGGCTCTTCCTCCCAGAGCAGCTACGTGGAACCTTGGTCCGGGAGGCATGGCAGGATTGCCTAGGACCCCCAGTCCCAGGAGGAGGTGATTCGATCCACCCAGCCCGAAGCAAAGAAACTCCCAAGGATCCACAAATCTCCGTGGACCAGCTACACGTCACTGAGCCTGAGGCACACGAGTCTTTGGAAAACTCACCTAGTAATGTTTCAGTGCCAGGGTTGCCTCAACAAGACGTAACTGATGTTGACTTTCCCTCACCACTGAAAAAAACGAATGGTGACGTCACCAAAGCAACCGACGTTAGCCCAGTGCCACAGCCGTTGGAGGCTTCGGAGGCATGGCCCATATTGTGCCTCGCCCAGGTAGCTGCCTGGTTCTTTGTTTCGCTGGCTGCGGTCGCTGAGTCCCCGTTTCCGGTTCCGGGTGCCCCGCGCTTGGTCCACGCAGCCTGCCACGCGGGGCTCACCACCATCATCCTGGTTATGCCCGGGCCCCGGCGCCGCCTCCTGATTTTCGACTTGATCCCCGTGGTGTCCGTGGCCGGATGTCCCCAGGGGGCTCGGAGGCACTCGTGGGCCGGCCCGCTGGCCTCAGAGTCGTCTTCCTTCTACCTGGTGcccggcggcgtcggcggcggcggcggcggcggcacagAGCGA CCGGACGACTCTGGCTGGCAGTTCTGCTTCGCCCGCCAAGAGCTGGCTCTCAAGATGCGCATACCAATTCCCTTGCTGCAAGCGCACGCGACGGCCCACGCGCTACCGCGCCCTCTGGTGGCCAGGACTAGGGTCGCGGCGCCCTACCTCCTGTGGACGTTGCTCTACTGGGCGTGTGAGCGGCTGCCCGCGCCCTGTCTGGCGCGAGCCGAGAATGCGGGCGCCTGCTGCCTTGGGCTGCTGGATGAGATGTGCCGGGTGCTCAAGGCCGGGACTCTGCCCCACTATTTTCTGAGTGGCCAAAAGCTCCGTGC AGACGGCGCTGCTACGCTGCTCGGGGCGTTGGCCCTGCTTCGCAGGGACCCTGCCTGCACCCTGCACCCCTCTGTGGAAGAGGCCAAGGCTGCAGGCAAGGGGGGTGGCTTAGCTGGCGTGGGAGGCGGGGCCCATTAA